The following are encoded in a window of Kitasatospora sp. NBC_01250 genomic DNA:
- a CDS encoding LysM peptidoglycan-binding domain-containing protein, which yields MAAATVAGVGVALPLLTATGAHAAPVTTWDSLAQCVTGGNWTADNGDGYYGGLHLTQRQWVANGGDQYAAQASHATQAQQIAVAEQLLASQGPSVWGSCAAVAGLAAPTGTPSSNPTTAPAAPTAPSTPPASGTPAPVGSPAPVTAPTAAPTPSPTPTTTATTPAAPTTPAPGTGTGTGTPSSTPTAPTTAPSTAPTSGPTTPTASPTPSAPAPSTPAPSASPNPTATTPPAAPTAPGTAQTPAGDTTPTAPVAPAPAVPAAPVGPTTGQAAPTGQSDAGQGYTVQSGDSLWAIAMDHHVDNWQQLYQENLGTVGGNPDLIFPGQHLQLPS from the coding sequence GTGGCCGCCGCGACCGTGGCCGGCGTCGGCGTCGCCCTGCCGCTGCTCACCGCGACCGGCGCGCACGCCGCGCCGGTCACCACCTGGGACTCGCTCGCCCAGTGCGTCACCGGCGGCAACTGGACCGCCGACAACGGCGACGGCTACTACGGCGGACTGCACCTCACCCAGCGCCAGTGGGTCGCGAACGGCGGCGACCAGTACGCGGCGCAGGCCTCGCACGCCACCCAGGCGCAGCAGATCGCCGTGGCGGAGCAGTTGCTCGCCAGCCAGGGACCGAGCGTCTGGGGCAGCTGCGCGGCGGTGGCCGGGCTGGCCGCGCCGACCGGAACGCCCAGCAGCAACCCGACGACCGCGCCTGCGGCGCCCACCGCGCCCAGCACGCCGCCCGCGAGCGGTACCCCCGCACCGGTCGGCTCGCCCGCGCCGGTGACCGCGCCCACCGCGGCACCCACGCCGAGCCCCACGCCCACGACGACGGCCACCACGCCGGCTGCGCCCACCACCCCGGCCCCCGGCACGGGGACGGGGACGGGGACGCCCAGCAGCACGCCGACGGCGCCGACCACCGCACCCTCCACCGCGCCGACCAGCGGCCCGACCACCCCGACCGCCTCGCCGACCCCGAGCGCACCCGCGCCGAGCACGCCCGCCCCCAGCGCGAGCCCGAACCCGACGGCGACCACGCCCCCGGCCGCACCGACCGCCCCCGGCACCGCCCAGACGCCGGCCGGCGACACCACCCCGACCGCTCCCGTGGCACCCGCACCGGCCGTGCCCGCGGCCCCGGTCGGCCCCACCACCGGCCAGGCGGCCCCGACCGGGCAGAGCGACGCCGGTCAGGGCTACACGGTGCAGAGCGGCGACTCGCTCTGGGCCATCGCGATGGACCACCACGTCGACAACTGGCAGCAGCTCTACCAGGAGAACCTCGGCACCGTCGGCGGCAACCCCGACCTGATCTTCCCCGGGCAGCACCTGCAGCTCCCCTCCTAG
- a CDS encoding DMT family transporter has protein sequence MDLPATAGTTRLNSKAVAAATASVLLWASSFVAIRSATEHYSPGVLALGRLAVGSVALLAIWAVRGEGLPPRASWPGIALSGVLWFGLYMLALNWGEQKVDAGTAAMVVNIGPLVIALLSGWLLREGFPRRLMAGMAVSFAGAVVVGLSKSGGSGASYLGVLLCLVAALLYAAGVVAQKPALQHATPLQATAFSCLIGMVVCLPFSGQLAGQLAHAPASATLDLVYLGLFPTALAFSTWAYALSRTTAGRMGATTYAVPALVVVMSWAVLGEVPALLTLLGGCLCLGGVALSRRP, from the coding sequence ATGGACCTCCCTGCCACCGCCGGCACCACCCGACTCAACTCCAAGGCGGTGGCCGCGGCCACCGCCTCCGTCCTGCTCTGGGCCTCCTCCTTCGTGGCGATCCGCTCCGCCACCGAGCACTACAGCCCCGGCGTGCTGGCCCTGGGCCGCCTCGCGGTCGGCTCGGTGGCGCTGCTCGCGATCTGGGCGGTGCGCGGCGAGGGCCTGCCGCCACGCGCCTCCTGGCCCGGCATAGCCCTCAGCGGCGTACTCTGGTTCGGGCTCTACATGCTGGCGCTCAACTGGGGTGAGCAGAAGGTCGACGCGGGCACCGCGGCCATGGTGGTGAACATCGGTCCCCTGGTGATCGCGCTGCTCAGCGGCTGGCTGCTGCGCGAGGGGTTTCCGCGCCGGTTGATGGCGGGGATGGCGGTCTCGTTCGCCGGAGCCGTGGTGGTGGGCCTGTCCAAGTCCGGTGGCAGCGGCGCCTCGTACCTCGGCGTGCTGCTCTGCCTGGTCGCCGCCCTGCTCTACGCGGCCGGCGTGGTGGCCCAGAAGCCCGCGCTGCAGCACGCGACCCCGCTGCAGGCCACCGCGTTCAGCTGCCTGATCGGCATGGTGGTCTGCCTGCCGTTCAGCGGCCAGTTGGCCGGTCAGCTCGCCCACGCCCCGGCCTCGGCCACGCTGGACCTGGTCTACCTGGGCCTGTTCCCCACCGCCCTGGCGTTCAGCACCTGGGCCTACGCGCTCTCCCGCACCACGGCGGGCCGGATGGGCGCGACCACCTACGCGGTGCCCGCGTTGGTGGTAGTGATGTCCTGGGCGGTCCTGGGCGAGGTGCCGGCGCTGCTGACCCTGCTCGGCGGCTGCCTCTGCCTGGGCGGCGTCGCGCTCTCCCGGCGGCCCTGA
- a CDS encoding alpha-hydroxy acid oxidase, which translates to MAQLPTAGRVPVQGSGHGEEQTLARLLTVAEYEEPARARLPAPVWDFLAGASGTETLPRAVRQALDRVRLRPSVLVDVDRVDPAAELLGAALGMPVGIAPMAYHRLCDPQGEVATARAAGAQGALFIASIFASRTLEEIAAAGAGPCWLQLYWLRRREALIQLIARAEAAGFRALVLTVDAPQVARRLRDDRNAFTLPDHVHAVNLDPELMTASHVRQDGRSAIVRHAREQFDASITWSDLGWLRRQTSLPLVLKGILTSEDARRAVDAGAAGIVVSNHGGRQLDGAIPAITALPEITAAVRGRCAVLVDGELRTGVDVLKVLALGADAALLGRPALWGLAVAGEAGVSALLALLREELTEAMALAGRPRVRDVDRGLVRVLG; encoded by the coding sequence GTGGCGCAGTTGCCGACGGCGGGGCGGGTGCCGGTGCAGGGCAGTGGGCACGGAGAGGAGCAGACGCTGGCGCGGCTGCTCACCGTGGCGGAGTACGAGGAGCCGGCGCGGGCCCGACTGCCCGCCCCGGTCTGGGACTTCCTGGCCGGTGCCAGCGGTACCGAGACGCTGCCACGGGCGGTGCGCCAGGCGCTGGACCGGGTCCGGCTCCGGCCCTCGGTGCTGGTCGACGTCGACCGGGTGGACCCGGCGGCCGAGCTGCTCGGTGCCGCGCTGGGCATGCCGGTGGGCATCGCGCCGATGGCCTACCACCGGCTCTGCGATCCGCAGGGCGAGGTCGCCACCGCCCGGGCCGCCGGAGCGCAGGGTGCGCTCTTCATCGCCTCGATCTTCGCCAGCCGGACCCTGGAGGAGATCGCCGCGGCCGGTGCCGGACCCTGCTGGCTCCAGCTCTACTGGCTGCGCCGCCGGGAGGCGCTGATCCAGCTGATCGCCAGGGCCGAGGCGGCCGGCTTCCGCGCGCTGGTGCTCACCGTCGACGCCCCCCAGGTCGCCCGGCGGCTGCGGGACGACCGCAACGCCTTCACGCTGCCCGATCACGTCCATGCGGTCAATCTGGACCCGGAGTTGATGACCGCCAGCCATGTCCGGCAGGACGGCCGGTCGGCCATCGTCCGGCACGCCCGCGAGCAGTTCGACGCCTCGATCACCTGGTCCGACCTCGGCTGGCTGCGCCGGCAGACCTCGCTGCCGCTGGTCCTCAAGGGCATCCTGACCAGCGAGGACGCCCGGCGGGCGGTGGACGCGGGGGCGGCCGGCATCGTGGTCTCCAACCACGGCGGACGTCAACTGGACGGCGCGATACCGGCGATCACCGCGCTGCCGGAGATCACGGCCGCCGTGCGCGGGCGCTGCGCGGTACTGGTGGACGGCGAACTGCGCACCGGCGTCGACGTGTTGAAGGTGCTCGCGCTCGGCGCGGACGCGGCGCTGCTGGGCCGCCCCGCACTGTGGGGGCTGGCGGTGGCGGGCGAGGCCGGGGTGAGCGCGCTGCTGGCGCTGCTGCGGGAGGAGTTGACGGAGGCGATGGCGCTGGCGGGGCGTCCGCGGGTGCGGGACGTGGACCGGGGGCTGGTGCGGGTGCTGGGCTGA
- a CDS encoding SpoIIE family protein phosphatase, which produces MDDSRFPFLDGVAGVLVDGGGRIMDCTAAAETLLALPAGVLRGRRVRELLAAPAEPAGPPSTAGPQGYARRGSSWAGRVSVHTGDGRLIALEVRILVLRGAPFGDRSSARYVVLGARAGAADRWRQDQAFTRELFLQDRLGLVVFDQDLRIVRTNTHLLPYSGMPVTLTGRKLADFLQPQDAAAFEQHLREVMETGRPLVLAEELARTVIDPRGGRMMAISAFRLQASDGAVIGLTALFNDITDEYRTRRRLALLHQVTVATGRSLSVTESAQQLAEALVGDFADVAVVEVAPAVFTGEEPAPDRDGLLLLRRTAVAGPPEAVPATGDSVQVGPDGAEAAGLAADLGEPWLVTAPLIARGLLLGRIGVRRDHWKEAFEEEDRTLLREIAARAALALDNARRYTREHRAAIGLQRSLLPPAVRSVAAVSTASVYLPTDTVGGVGGDWFDVIPLSSARVALVVGDVTGHGLHASATMGRLRTAVRTLADLDLEPDELLVHLDDLVAQLLVEAALAADGEVDLEAEGLDPGRYGAGVQSHPWAEAEAEGERAAGRAARPEPGSFGGTCLYAVYDPVARTCTVASAGHPPPAVAHPDGSTEYLPVAPGPPLGVGGLPFEATRVVLEPGSVLALYTDGLIERGEGDIDSGMDELTRRLAAVRAQDLPLPEAGQRIIAGLPPTRLHDDVTLLLARTKVVPAADTAVWSVEPDPAAVGRVREDATRTLVAWGLEELAFTTELVLSELVTNAIRYAGGPVVVRLIRADMLTCEVSDGSSTQPRMRRARLTDEGGRGLYLVAQLTSRWGSRYTTSGKTIWTEQELPGR; this is translated from the coding sequence ATGGACGACTCCCGCTTCCCGTTCCTCGACGGCGTGGCAGGGGTACTGGTCGACGGCGGCGGCAGGATCATGGACTGCACGGCCGCCGCCGAGACGCTGCTGGCCCTCCCCGCAGGGGTGCTGCGCGGGCGCCGGGTCCGCGAGCTGCTGGCCGCACCGGCCGAGCCGGCCGGCCCACCGAGCACGGCCGGGCCGCAGGGCTACGCGCGGCGCGGCAGCAGTTGGGCGGGGCGGGTCAGCGTCCACACCGGCGACGGGCGGCTGATCGCGCTGGAGGTCCGGATACTGGTGCTGCGCGGTGCGCCCTTCGGTGACCGCAGCAGCGCCCGCTATGTCGTGCTCGGTGCCCGGGCCGGCGCCGCGGACCGCTGGCGCCAGGACCAGGCGTTCACCCGCGAGCTCTTCCTGCAGGACCGGCTCGGCCTGGTGGTCTTCGACCAGGACCTGCGGATCGTGCGGACCAACACCCACCTGCTGCCCTACTCCGGCATGCCGGTCACCCTCACCGGGCGCAAGCTGGCCGACTTCCTCCAGCCGCAGGACGCCGCCGCCTTCGAGCAGCACCTGCGCGAGGTGATGGAGACCGGGCGGCCGCTGGTGCTGGCCGAGGAACTGGCCCGCACCGTGATAGACCCGCGCGGCGGCCGGATGATGGCGATCTCCGCGTTCCGGCTGCAGGCCTCCGACGGTGCGGTGATCGGCCTGACCGCGCTCTTCAACGACATCACCGACGAGTACCGCACCCGGCGGCGCCTGGCGCTGCTGCACCAGGTCACCGTGGCCACCGGGCGCTCGCTGTCGGTCACCGAGAGCGCCCAGCAGCTGGCCGAGGCGCTGGTGGGCGACTTCGCGGACGTCGCGGTGGTGGAGGTGGCACCCGCCGTCTTCACCGGCGAGGAGCCGGCCCCGGACCGCGACGGCCTGCTGCTGCTGCGCCGCACGGCCGTGGCGGGGCCGCCCGAGGCGGTGCCGGCCACCGGGGACAGCGTGCAGGTCGGACCGGACGGCGCGGAGGCGGCCGGGCTCGCCGCGGACCTGGGGGAGCCCTGGCTGGTCACCGCCCCGCTGATCGCCCGCGGCCTGCTGCTCGGCCGGATCGGGGTGCGCCGCGACCACTGGAAGGAGGCCTTCGAGGAGGAGGACCGCACGCTGCTGCGCGAGATCGCCGCCCGCGCCGCGCTCGCGCTGGACAACGCCCGCCGCTACACCCGCGAGCACCGTGCCGCGATCGGCCTGCAGCGCAGCCTGCTGCCGCCGGCCGTCCGCTCGGTCGCCGCGGTCAGCACTGCCAGCGTCTACCTGCCGACCGACACCGTGGGCGGCGTGGGCGGTGACTGGTTCGACGTCATCCCGCTCTCCTCGGCCCGGGTGGCGCTGGTGGTCGGCGACGTCACCGGGCACGGCCTGCACGCCTCGGCCACCATGGGCCGGCTGCGCACCGCCGTGCGCACGCTGGCCGACCTGGACCTGGAGCCGGACGAACTGCTGGTCCACCTGGACGACCTGGTGGCCCAACTGCTCGTGGAGGCGGCGCTGGCGGCCGACGGGGAGGTGGACCTGGAGGCGGAGGGGCTGGACCCGGGCCGCTACGGCGCCGGTGTCCAGAGCCACCCCTGGGCCGAGGCCGAGGCCGAGGGCGAGCGGGCCGCCGGCCGGGCCGCCCGGCCGGAGCCCGGCTCGTTCGGCGGGACCTGCCTGTACGCGGTCTACGACCCGGTCGCCCGGACCTGCACGGTGGCCAGCGCCGGCCACCCGCCGCCCGCCGTCGCCCACCCGGACGGCAGCACCGAGTACCTGCCGGTGGCGCCCGGGCCGCCGCTGGGCGTGGGCGGGCTGCCGTTCGAGGCCACCAGGGTGGTGCTGGAGCCGGGCAGCGTGCTTGCGCTCTACACCGACGGGCTGATCGAGCGCGGCGAGGGCGACATCGACAGCGGGATGGACGAGCTGACCAGGCGGCTGGCCGCGGTCCGGGCCCAGGACCTGCCGCTGCCGGAGGCCGGGCAGCGGATCATCGCCGGACTGCCGCCGACCCGGCTGCACGACGACGTGACCCTGCTGCTGGCCCGCACCAAGGTGGTGCCCGCCGCCGACACCGCCGTCTGGTCGGTCGAGCCCGACCCCGCGGCGGTCGGCCGGGTGCGTGAGGACGCCACCCGGACGCTGGTCGCCTGGGGCCTGGAGGAACTGGCCTTCACCACCGAGCTCGTGCTCAGCGAGCTGGTCACCAACGCGATCCGCTACGCCGGCGGGCCCGTGGTGGTGCGGCTGATCCGGGCGGACATGCTGACCTGCGAGGTCTCCGACGGCAGCAGCACCCAGCCGCGGATGCGCCGGGCCCGGCTGACCGACGAGGGCGGGCGCGGGCTCTACCTGGTGGCGCAGCTGACCAGCCGCTGGGGGAGCCGCTACACCACCTCGGGCAAGACGATCTGGACCGAGCAGGAACTGCCGGGGCGGTAG
- a CDS encoding APC family permease yields the protein MATPAPAPPNNSQRHVLRREVGMLGLLWASVGAIIGSGWLFGAEKAVTAAGPAALLSWGVGAIAIVLLALVHAELGGLFPVAGGTARYPHYAFGGFAGMSFGWFTWLQAATIAPIEVQAMIGYARHWSWADGFQNKNQTLTGSGFAVAAVLLAIFVAINFLGVKWLARTNSAATWWKVAVPVVTILIFASQEFHGSNFTSQGFAPFGARGVLSAISTSGVIFALLGFEQAIQWAGESTHPRRDIPRAVLGSVLIGSLVYILLQVVFIGALPPDTFAKGWGNLTYQGISGPFAGLATLIGLSGLATVLYIDAIISPAGTGLVYITSSSRITYGLSRNGYAPQAMQATDRRAVPWAGLLIAFVAGVLCFLPFPSWQRLVSFITSAVVLMYAGAPLAFGVLRKRFPDLERPYRLPAGEFVSPLAFVIASLVIYWSGWDTLWRLGASILLGYLLLGSYAAYARSKGLPGAPRMDFRAGQWLPVYLVGMGVVSWQGQFGAGAEHHLPLWWDILVISVFSLAVYYWALAVSLPAADIERNIADVEVLDAGGH from the coding sequence ATGGCAACGCCCGCTCCGGCGCCCCCGAACAACTCCCAACGGCACGTCCTGCGCCGCGAGGTCGGCATGCTCGGCCTGCTCTGGGCCTCGGTCGGAGCGATCATCGGCTCCGGCTGGCTCTTCGGCGCCGAGAAGGCCGTCACGGCCGCCGGTCCTGCCGCACTGCTCTCCTGGGGCGTCGGCGCGATCGCCATCGTGCTGCTCGCCCTGGTGCACGCCGAGCTCGGCGGCCTCTTCCCGGTGGCCGGCGGCACCGCGCGCTACCCGCACTACGCCTTCGGCGGCTTCGCCGGCATGTCCTTCGGCTGGTTCACCTGGCTGCAGGCCGCCACCATCGCCCCGATCGAGGTGCAGGCGATGATCGGCTACGCCCGGCACTGGAGCTGGGCGGACGGCTTCCAGAACAAGAACCAGACGCTGACCGGCTCGGGTTTCGCGGTCGCCGCGGTGCTGCTCGCGATCTTCGTCGCGATCAACTTCCTCGGCGTCAAGTGGCTGGCCCGCACCAACAGCGCGGCCACCTGGTGGAAGGTCGCCGTGCCGGTGGTGACGATCCTGATCTTCGCGTCGCAGGAGTTCCACGGCTCCAACTTCACCTCGCAGGGCTTCGCGCCCTTCGGCGCCCGCGGCGTGCTCTCGGCGATCAGCACCAGCGGCGTGATCTTCGCGCTGCTCGGCTTCGAACAGGCCATCCAGTGGGCCGGCGAGAGCACCCACCCGCGCCGCGACATCCCCCGCGCGGTGCTCGGATCGGTGCTGATCGGCAGCCTGGTCTACATCCTGCTCCAGGTGGTCTTCATCGGTGCGCTGCCCCCGGACACCTTCGCCAAGGGCTGGGGCAACCTGACCTACCAGGGCATCAGCGGCCCGTTCGCCGGGCTGGCCACGCTGATCGGGCTCAGCGGGCTGGCCACCGTGCTGTACATCGACGCGATCATCTCGCCGGCCGGCACCGGCCTGGTCTACATCACCTCCAGCTCCCGGATCACCTACGGCCTCAGCCGCAACGGCTACGCGCCGCAGGCGATGCAGGCCACCGACCGGCGCGCGGTGCCCTGGGCCGGCCTGCTGATCGCCTTCGTGGCCGGTGTGCTCTGCTTCCTGCCCTTCCCCAGCTGGCAGCGGCTGGTCAGCTTCATCACCTCGGCGGTGGTGCTGATGTACGCGGGAGCGCCGCTGGCCTTCGGCGTGCTGCGCAAGCGCTTCCCCGACCTGGAGCGGCCCTACCGGCTGCCGGCCGGCGAGTTCGTCTCGCCGCTCGCCTTCGTGATCGCCAGCCTGGTCATCTACTGGTCCGGCTGGGACACGCTGTGGCGGCTGGGCGCCTCGATCCTGCTCGGCTACCTGCTGCTGGGCTCCTACGCCGCCTACGCCCGGTCCAAGGGGCTGCCGGGCGCCCCCCGGATGGACTTCCGGGCCGGCCAGTGGCTGCCCGTCTACCTGGTGGGCATGGGCGTGGTCTCCTGGCAGGGCCAGTTCGGCGCGGGCGCCGAACACCACCTGCCGCTGTGGTGGGACATCCTGGTGATCTCGGTCTTCTCCCTGGCCGTCTACTACTGGGCGCTGGCGGTGTCGCTGCCGGCGGCCGACATCGAGCGCAACATCGCCGATGTCGAGGTGCTCGACGCGGGCGGCCACTGA
- a CDS encoding YchJ family protein, with product MSKRSNRTRPARPAPALAPAASDGSLPCPCGRPASYADCCRRLHRGEAEAATAEQLMRSRFSAFVVHDSAYLLSSWHPRTRPAEVDFDPRLHWQRLDILGSTEGGPFHQEGTVEFVAHYVEGRLDGRLHENSRFMRHEGSWVYLDGTITATD from the coding sequence ATGTCCAAGCGCAGCAATCGCACCCGCCCGGCCAGGCCCGCCCCCGCCCTCGCGCCCGCCGCGTCCGACGGGTCACTCCCCTGCCCCTGCGGCCGGCCGGCGAGCTACGCCGACTGCTGCCGCAGGCTGCACCGGGGCGAGGCCGAGGCGGCCACCGCCGAGCAGCTGATGCGATCGCGGTTCAGCGCCTTCGTGGTCCACGACAGCGCCTACCTGCTGAGCAGCTGGCACCCGCGGACCCGGCCCGCCGAGGTCGACTTCGACCCGCGGCTCCACTGGCAGCGCCTGGACATCCTGGGCAGCACCGAGGGCGGCCCGTTCCACCAGGAGGGCACCGTCGAGTTCGTCGCCCACTACGTCGAAGGCAGGCTCGACGGACGGCTGCACGAGAACAGCCGCTTCATGCGCCACGAGGGATCCTGGGTCTACCTGGACGGCACGATCACCGCGACCGACTGA
- a CDS encoding PPOX class F420-dependent oxidoreductase — protein sequence MADEAKIRELFASRINGVLVTLKRDGRPQLSNIRYAYDPARELIRVSVTADRVKAKNLARDPRASLYATSEDFWTWAVAEGTVELTPVAAAPDDDTVEELIDLYRALDGEHPDWDDYRAAMVRDRRLVVKLHVEHFYGQTP from the coding sequence ATGGCCGACGAGGCCAAGATCCGTGAGCTGTTCGCCTCCCGGATCAACGGGGTGCTGGTGACCCTGAAGCGGGACGGACGGCCGCAACTGTCCAACATCCGCTACGCCTACGACCCGGCGAGGGAGCTGATCCGGGTCTCCGTCACCGCGGACCGGGTGAAGGCGAAGAACCTGGCCCGGGACCCGCGGGCGAGCCTGTACGCGACCAGCGAGGACTTCTGGACCTGGGCGGTGGCCGAGGGCACCGTCGAGCTGACCCCGGTGGCCGCGGCGCCCGACGACGACACGGTGGAGGAGCTGATCGACCTCTACCGCGCGCTCGACGGCGAGCACCCCGACTGGGACGACTACCGGGCCGCGATGGTCCGCGACCGCCGGCTCGTGGTCAAGCTGCACGTGGAGCACTTCTACGGCCAGACCCCCTGA
- a CDS encoding Mut7-C RNAse domain-containing protein, which translates to MFLPAARRIGRSMVRTDGAATLGHLVESLGVPLTEVGELLADGRPVPAGHLPRHGEQISVRGVTRPQPLPGPPRFLLDVHLGTLARRLRLLGIDAAYENPDIGDAALAARSAAEQRVLLSRDRGLLRRRELWAGGYVYSHRPEEQLRDVLSRFAPPLAPWTRCTSCNGQLRQAAKATVQEQLEDGTERSYDAFARCADCGQVYWRGAHHARLTAIVDEALGEFGPGRPTQPARP; encoded by the coding sequence ATGTTCCTCCCTGCGGCGCGGCGGATCGGCCGGTCGATGGTGCGCACCGACGGCGCCGCCACCCTCGGCCACCTGGTGGAGTCGCTCGGTGTGCCGCTGACCGAGGTCGGCGAGCTGCTGGCCGACGGCCGCCCGGTGCCCGCCGGACACCTGCCCCGGCACGGCGAGCAGATCTCGGTGCGCGGGGTGACCCGGCCGCAGCCGCTGCCCGGCCCGCCCCGCTTCCTGCTCGACGTCCATCTCGGCACCCTGGCCCGACGGCTGCGCCTACTGGGGATCGACGCGGCCTACGAGAACCCCGACATCGGCGACGCCGCGCTCGCCGCCCGCTCCGCCGCCGAGCAGCGGGTGCTGCTCTCGCGCGACCGGGGCCTGTTGCGGCGCCGCGAGCTGTGGGCGGGCGGATACGTCTACAGCCACCGCCCGGAGGAGCAACTGCGCGACGTGCTCTCCCGGTTCGCGCCGCCACTGGCCCCCTGGACCAGGTGCACGAGCTGCAACGGGCAACTGCGGCAGGCCGCGAAGGCCACTGTGCAGGAGCAGTTGGAGGACGGCACGGAGCGCTCCTACGACGCCTTCGCCCGCTGCGCGGACTGCGGGCAGGTGTACTGGCGCGGGGCGCACCACGCCCGGTTGACCGCGATCGTGGACGAGGCGCTGGGCGAGTTCGGCCCCGGCCGGCCGACACAGCCGGCCCGGCCATAG
- a CDS encoding DoxX family protein, whose translation MPASSPRPGVRPSASPGSTRSARLLGGLLIGAGITHFVAPRTFDAMVPRALPGSPRAWTRASGAAELAIGAAVAAPRTRRLGALAAAGLFVAVFPANVKMAADWRDRPLPLRTAALARLPLQVPLVRWALRVHRAAQTERS comes from the coding sequence GTGCCCGCATCCTCGCCCCGCCCCGGCGTGCGGCCCTCGGCCTCCCCCGGGTCCACGCGCTCCGCGCGGCTGCTCGGCGGCCTGCTGATCGGCGCGGGCATCACGCACTTCGTCGCACCCCGCACCTTCGACGCCATGGTGCCCCGTGCGCTGCCCGGCAGCCCGCGCGCCTGGACCCGTGCGAGCGGGGCGGCCGAGCTCGCGATCGGGGCGGCCGTCGCCGCCCCGCGCACCCGCAGGCTGGGCGCGCTGGCCGCCGCCGGACTCTTCGTCGCCGTCTTCCCGGCCAACGTCAAGATGGCCGCCGACTGGCGCGACCGCCCGCTCCCGCTGCGCACCGCGGCGCTCGCCCGCCTGCCGCTCCAGGTCCCGCTGGTGCGCTGGGCGCTGCGCGTGCACCGCGCCGCGCAGACCGAGCGCAGCTGA